GACCGGTCCAGCCGGCTCAACTCCCCGTCACCAGGACCGCTTCGCCACCAAGGCTGTGAAGGGCACCTTCACAGCCGTTGAGTCCAGGGTGTCGGCAAAGTCGGTGTGGAGGTCTGTGAAGGGGTCCTTCACGGACTCTGAGTCTGTGAAGGGCCCCTTCACAGACCCGAAACCGGTCCGGTGCACGCCACGAGGTGGTCGCACACACCTCAGCATCGCCCGCTGCCGGGTCCCCGACCAACTTTGCCGGAACCCTGGCCGCTGAATCCGTGAAGGGACCCTTCACAGCCTTTGGGCGGGTGAGGTGAGGCGGGTTGCCGTGGTGCGTTCGTTGTTCGGCCCGGCAGGAGCTGTCAAGTCCGATGTGGACGGTCGCCCGAGTCCGGCGGCGGGAGGGGGCCGATGCCGGGAAACGCGAAGCGGCGGGCCGCGACCGGATGTTCCGGTGCGGTCCGCCGCCTCCCCCTTGGAGACCGTCCGCGCGGCGCCGGCGGTGCCGGACGTGGTGCGGGCGGAGTCTGGGCCGGGTCAGCCCGCGGCGCGGGTGACCACGGCGTTGCCGGTGCCGGTGCGGGCGCGCACGTGCAGGGTGACCTCGCCTTCCGGCGGGGTGTCGGCCACCTCCAGCTCACTGGACACGCGACCCGCGGCGGAGGCCAGTTCGACCTCGGCGCGGACGCCCTCGCGGATGCCCACCCGGACCTCGCCGGAGCCGGTGATCAGTTCCAGCGAGCCGGACGCCCCGTCGGCCACGGACAGGTCGCCGCTGCCGGTGCGGGCCATCACCTCGCCGGAGACGGTGCCCAGCCAGACGTCGCCGGTGCCGGTCGCGACCGTGGCGGAACCGGTGACGGACGCCGCCTCCACCGAGCCACTGCCGGTGCGCAGCTGGAGCCCGGCCAGGGTCGGGCCCAGCTTCACCGCACCGGTGCCGGTGCGCACGATCGCCGCGCCGTCCGCGTGGGCCAGCGCCACTTCGCCGGAGCCGGTGAGGATGTCCGCCCGGCCCGTGATCCCGGTCACGGTGACGTCCGCCGACCCCGCGCGCACCTCGACGTGCGAGCCGGCCGGTGCGTGCACGGTCACCGCGATCGGCACGTTCCGCAGCTGCCACGCCTTGGCCGCGCGCACCACGAGCCGGTTGCCGGTCTTCTCGATCCGCGCCTGCCGCACCGCGTCCGCCGCGGAGGCCTGCCCCACCATGCCGAGCTGATCCCCGAACTGCTCGCCGACCCAGGACAACAGGCTGCTCACCCCGTTCACCCAGGACGGCTGGTCCCCGGTGTCGTGCTGCAACCGCACGGTGGCCCCGGTGTCCCGGTCGAGCACGACCTCCACTCGGCCGATCGTGACGCCCAGGTCCAGCTCCAGCGGCCCGTCCGCGTCGAAGTCCTGGAGCCGCACCAGCGGCCCCGGCTGCTCCCCCGAGCCCGCGACGGACTCGTCCGAGCCACCGGCGGTCGACGCGGATCCCGACGCCGTGCCGGGTTCTGCGGTGGCGGATTCGGCGTCCGAGCCGGTGGCGTCGGTGGTCGCCGCCGATTCCGCTGCGGTGTCGGCGTTTCCGGCGGATTCCACCCCAGAGTCGGCACTTCCTGCGGATTCGGCGGTCGTTCCGGTGTTTGCCCTGGTGCCGATCTTTTCGTCGGCCCCTGAGGCGCTGCCGGTCTGGCCCGTGGATCCCGAGCCCCCGCCGGATCCCGTCGTATCGCCGGTGGCCGATGCGGACCCCGTAGCCGAACCGGCTGTACCCGCCGATCCCGCGGCCTGCGCGGTCTCCGCCCCGTCCGCCGTGGTGTTCTTCCCTTGGTCTTCCCGATTCTCGCCCATGGTGATGCCCCCTTCTAGCCTTGGACCCAGCCGTGCAGCTTGGTCTCGGTGCGGCTGCCCTGGCGTCCGCGTTCGTGGCGCTGCTGGTAGTGCTGCGCCTGGCCGAGCGCCCCCTGCACGGCCTGCGCGACGAAGCTGTTCAGCGAAATCCCCTGCGCGGCCGCGGCCTGCTCGGCCTGGGACTTCATCTGCTCCACGAGCCGCAGCGTGATCCGCGAGATGTCCCCGCCGTCGATCAGCGGCGAAGCCGGCGGTGGTGGTGACGGCGGGGTGGGCCCGGACGGCGGCGGCTCCGCCTCGCCGGTCACCACCACCCGCACGTCGCGGCCGTCCAGCCGGACGTCCACCACCTGGCCGGGCAGCGCGGCGGTCACCTCGGCGGCGAGGTCGGCCAGCGCGTTCATCAGCACGAGCCGGGCCGAGGGTTCGAGTGCCGACGACAGCAGGGCGGCCGTGCGCCGGGTCTGCTCGTCCCCGGCGGAGGCCGTGTTCGCGAGGTCTTCGCGAAGATTCGCAAGGTACGGCGTCAAGTCCATGACACCACTATGGCGTCACCAATGACGTCATGTCAAGGCGCGGTGGTGTCACCCCTGCCCGGTGCCCGGCGACGGGTCCGGAGGCGGTTAGGCTGCCTGCGGAGTCGCCGAAGCAGGAAAGAGGGAGTGGTGTCGTGGCCGAGACCGTGTCGCCCAGGGTGCAGCTGATCGCGAAGACGGAGTTCTTCCCCCCGGAGGACGTCCCGTGGTCGACCGATGCGGACGGGGGCCAGGCGCTCGCCGAGTTCGCCGGCCGGGCCTGTTACCAGTCCTGGAAGAAGCCGAACCCGAAGACCGCGACCAACGCCGGCTATGTCGAGCACATCATCGACGTCGGCCACCTTTCCGTGCTGGAGCACGGATCGGTGACGTTCTATCTGACCGGTATCTCCCGGTCGCTGACCCACGAGCTGATCCGGCACCGGCACTTCTCCTACTCGCAGCTGTCCCAGCGGTACGTGCCCGAGCGCAACGCGGCGTTCGTCGAGCCGGACGTGATCGCGAACGACCCGGAACTGCACGAGAAGTTCCTCGCGGCCGCGCAGGCGAGCGTGGACGCCTACACCGAGCTGCTGGCCGGTCTGGAGGACAAGTTCGCCGACGCGCCGAGCGCCACGCTGCGCCGCAAGCAGGCCCGCCAGGCCGCGCGCGCCGTGCTGCCCAACGCCACCGAGACCCGCATCGTGGTGACCGGCAACTACCGGGCCTGGCGCCACTTCATCGCCATGCGCGCGACCGAGCACGCCGACGTCGAGATCCGCGCGCTGGCCGTGGAATGCTTGCGGGAGCTGCAGAAGGCGGCGGCCAACGTGTTCGCCGACTTCACCATCTCGACGCTGCCCGACGGCACCGAGGTGGCCTCCAGCCCGAAGGTGCTCGAAGGCTGATGAAGCGCCTGGCGATCGACGTCCGGCCCGGGGAGTACGCGGTGGTGCGCCTGCCATCGGACGCCCCGGTGCCGGCCGGGCTGCTGGAGCCCGGCCCGTTCCTGGCGTCGGTGACGCGGACCCCGGCCGAGCTGTCGATCGTTTGCCACGCCGGGGCGGCGCCCGAGGGCGCCGAGATCGAACGCGGCTGGCGGCTGCTCAGCGTGCGCGGGCCGATCAAGTTCACGCTCACCGGCGTGATCTCCGCGCTGTCGGCCGAGCTGGCCGCCGCCGGGGTCGCGTTGTTCTCCCTGTCCACGCACGACACCGCGCACGTCCTGGTGCCCGCCGCCGACCTGGACCGGGCGGTGCGGGTCTTCCGGGGCAGCGGGCACGAAGTGGGCCTTCCCGCCTGAATCTCCAGGGCACGTGGCGCAGCACACCCTTGCCCAGCAAAGTTCGGCACGCCTAAACTTTGAATTAGGACAGCCGACGACGGGCAAGGTGGCGAGATGGCAGTGGCAGAAGCGACCCGACCGCGCCGGCTTGACCGGCTGCGCGCGGGCAGTGGGCTGCTCGGCCCGGCATTCGTGGCTGCCATCGCGTACGTGGACCCGGGCAACGTCGCGGCCAACGTCAGCGCCGGCGCGGAGTACGGCTACCTGCTGGTTTGGGTGATCGTCGCCGCGAACTTGATGGCCGTGCTGGTGCAATACCTCTCCGCGAAGCTCGGCCTGGTCACCGGTCAGTCGCTGCCGGAGGCGCTGCGCGAACGGCTGCCCGGCCCGGCCCGGCTGGCCTACTGGGCGCAGGCCGAGGTGGTGGCGGTGGCCACCGACCTGGCCGAGGTGGTCGGCGGGGCGATCGCGCTGAACCTGCTCTTCGGGCTCCCGCTGCTGGCCGGCGGACTGATCACCGGGCTGGTCTCACTGGTGCTGCTGCTCGTGCAGGACCGCCGCGGCCAGCGCCCGTTCGAACGTATGGTGACCGGGCTGCTCGCGGTGATCGCGGTCGGATTCCTGGCCAGCCTGTTCGTGTCGCCGCCGTCGGCCGGCGGGATCGTGCACGGCCTCGTCCCGCGGTTCGCCGACAGCGGCAGCATCCTGATTGCCGCGGCGATGCTCGGCGCGACGGTGATGCCGCACGCGGTGTATCTGCATTCCGGTCTGGTGCGCGACCGGCACGGCGTGGTGCCCCCGGAGGGGCAGCGGCGGCTCCTGCGCGCCACCCGGTACGACGTCGGCTTCGCGATGCTGCTCGCCGGGGCGGTGAACCTCGGCATGCTGCTGGTGGCAGCGGCGAATCTGCAGGGTCGCGAAGGGGTCGACACGATCGCAGGTGCGCACAGCGCGGTCTCCTCGGCACTCGGGCCGGGGGTGGCGCTGCTGTTCGCGATCGGGCTGCTCGCCTCCGGGCTGGCGTCCACTTCGGTCGGTGCCTACGCGGGCTCGATGATCATGGAAGGCTTGCTGCGCAAGCGAATTCCGATCGTGCTGCGGCGGCTCGTCACGCTGATTCCCGCGGTGGTGGTGCTGGCTCTCGGTGCCGATCCGAGCATGGCGCTGGTGGTCTCGCAGGTGGTGCTGTCGTTCGGCATTCCGTTCGCGCTGGTGCCGCTGATCCGGCTTACCGCCGACCGCGCGCTGATGGGGGAGCAGGTCAACCGGCGCCTGACCACGGTGGTCGCCGGCGCGGTGGCCGCGGTGATCATCCTGCTCAACGTGGTGCTGATCTGGCTCACCTTCACCGGGTGAGCCCGCAGGGTCTCGGCAAAGTTGGTCGAGGACCCGTGATCAGCAGAGTGAGCCGTGGCTGCCGCGTCATCCATCGACGGCGCTTGCCTCTTCGTCGATTACGCCCGGCAGCGGGCGATGCGGAGGTGTTCGAGATGCGCGACCACCTCGTGGTGTGTGCCGGACCTGTCCCGAAGTCTGTGAAGGGCCCCTTCACCGACTGAAGGTCCGTGAAGGGCCCCTTCACGGCCCCTCACGGCCCTTCACGGACCTCCGCGGTCGGCGCAGGGCCCCTCACGCCGACTTTGCCGACATCCTGGGGTGAGCCCGTGCGGATCCGGTGGAACCCGGACCGCGGCCGGGTGGTCGGACTAGCATCTGCGCGAACCCGACCGAGGAGCCCCGCCCGTGACTGACGAACAGACCCGGCCCTCCGAGCCGGCCGCGGGCGCCCGCGTGGTCGCCGGCCGGTATCTGCTGCTGTCCGAACTCGGCCGGGGCGGGATGGGCGTGGTCTGGCGGGCCCAGGACCAGGTGATCGGCCGGCCGGTCGCGATCAAGGAGCTGCGGCTGTCCCCGGAGCCAGGCGGCGACGGGGCGGCGATCTCCGAACGCGTGCTGCGCGAGGTCCGGGCCGGCGGGCGGCTCAACGATCCGGCGGTGGTCACGGTGTTCGACGTGGTCAACGACGGCGGCGCCACCTGGATCGTGATGGAGCTGGTCGAGGCGCCCACGCTCGCGGACCTGGTGCGGCAGTACGGCCCGATGCCGGCCCAGCAGGTCGCCGTGATCGGGGAGCAGGTGCTGTCCGCGCTGCAAGCCGCGCACGCCGCCGGGATCGTGCACCGCGACGTGAAACCGGCCAACATCATGGTCGCCCATGACGGGCGCGTGAAGCTCACCGACTTCGGCATCGCGCATGCGATCGACGACCCGCGGCTCACCACCACCGGCACGCTCGTCGGCTCCCCGGCGTTCATGGCGCCGGAGCGCGTCGAAGGCCGCGAAGCGATGCCCGAATCGGACCTGTGGTCGCTCGGCGCAACGCTGTACTTCGCGGTGGAAGGCATCATCGCCTTCGAGCGCCCCACCACCGCAGCGACGCTGCACGCGGTCATGACCGAGACGCCCTATCCGACTCGCGCACAGGGGCCGCTCGCCGCAGTCGTGTCCGGGCTGCTCGTGGCACAGCCCGAAGCGCGGCTCACCGCTGCGCAGGTCCGCGCGCTGCTTGCCACCGCGGCCGGGCATGACCGGCGTACGCCGCCGCCAGGCACCGTCGCGATGCCACAGCCGCCAGCCCGGCAGACTCGGCGTGGGCGGTGGGTCGCCGCGGCCGTGGTGCTCCTCGTCGCAGGGCTGGTCGGTGGATTCTTTCTGGGTCTCCCGGTCTGGTCGCCGTCTGTGGACGCGCAGCGGCTCGACACCGTCACCTTCGGGCCGGACGGTGACGTGAAGCTGGCCATCTCCAGCAGCGATCACTGCTTCAACGCGACAATTCAGCCGGGCGTCGTACTCAGTACCGACAACAGCGTGAGCTGCGACAAGAACCACACGCTGGAGGTGTACGACGCCGCGAACGCGCTGCCGGTGGAGAGCTACAGCAGCGACGACGTGCCGCCGGCGCCGTACCCCGGGCGCGATCAGCTCGGGCAGCTCGCGGAGACGCGCTGCGGACTCACTTTCCACTCCGCCGTGGTGCCTGCGCAGCAGCGTGCAGACCTGCAGTACCGGGCGATCGTGCCGTCGCAGAAGGAGTGGGAGCTGATCCCCGAGAAGAGCAGCTCCAGCGGGCCGGTGCGGACGTTCTCCTGCGTGCTCACCCGGACCGGCAACGGGCAGATCCCGGCGCAGATCACCACCAAGGTCAAGTAGCCGCACGCGAGATGTTCCGCCGCCCGCGCGCGGCGGGCGGAAATTCTCCGTACCGGCCAGGTCCAGGCCAGGTTCGCAGGGCCGAAGGGGTACCGTCTTGGCCATGTCCACCCCACCTTCCGCCGCGCCCGGACGCCCGTTCGGCCGCGTGCTCACCGCGATGGCCACGCCCTTCGACCGCGACGGCGCGCTGGACGTCAAGCGGGCGCAGGAACTCGCCGAGCACCTCGTGGACCTGGGCAACGACGGCCTGGTCGTGAACGGCACCACGGGGGAGTCCCCGACCACCACCGACGCGGAGAAGGACACCTTGCTGCGCGCGGTCGTGGAGGCGGTCGGCGATCGGGCCACGGTGGTCGCCGGGGCCGGTACCAACGATACCGCGCACAGCATCGTGCAGGCGCGCGCCGCCGCCGCTGCCGGAGCGCACGGGCTGCTCGTCGTCACCCCGTACTACTCGCGGCCCAGCCAGGCCGGCGTGTACGCGCACTTCACCACCGTCGCGGACGCCACCGAGCTGCCGGTGATGCTGTACGACATCCCGCCGCGCTCGGTGGTGCCGATCGAGGTCGACACCCTGCTGCGGCTGGCCGAGCACCCGCGGATCGCCGCGGTCAAGGACGCCAAGGGCGACCTGATCGCCGGGTCCGAGGTGATCGCGAACAGCCAGCTCGCCTACTACTCCGGCGACGACGGCCTGAACCTGCCGTGGATCGCGGTCGGCGGGGCCGGCGTGGTCAGCGTGATCGGACACGTGGTGGCCGGCCGGATCGGCGCCATGATCGACGCCTACGAGAGCGGCGACACCTCCACCGCACGCACCAACCACCGCGGGATGCTGCCGGTGCTGCGGGCTTTCTCGCGGGTCGGCGGGGTCGCCTTCGCCAAGGCCGCGCTGCAGCTGCGCGGGTTCGGCATCGGCGACCCGCGGCTGCCGATCGTGCCCGCCACCGAGGAACAGCTGCAGCTGCTCGCGGCCGATCTCGCCCAGGGCGGCGTGCCGCTGGAGGACAGCGGGGCCTCGGACTGGCATGGTGCACGGGTGGCACAAGCGGATTCCCAGGCGGCCTACGTGGCCCCCACCTCACACACCAGCGTTGGGACCTTGCCCCGGTGAGCGAACTTCCCCCCGGACCCGGCCCGAGCCACCTCCCGCCCGCCCTGCCCGAAGGCGCCCTGCGCGTCGTCGCGCTCGGCGGGATCGGGGAGGTCGGGCGCAACATGACCGTCTTCGAATACGACGGGCGGATGCTGATCGTCGACTGCGGGGTGCTCTTCCCGGAGGACGACCAGCCCGGCGTGGACCTGATCCTGCCGGACTTCCGCGCGATCGAGGACCGCATCGACGAGGTCGAGGGCCTGGTGCTCACGCACGGGCACGAGGACCACATCGGCGCCGTCCCGTTCCTCCTGCGGCTCCGCCCGGACCTGCCGATCTACGGTTCGCGGTTCACCAACGCGCTGCTCGCGGCGAAGACCCGAGAACACCGGCAGCGGCCGAAGCTGATCGAGGTGCGCGAGGGCGAACGACGCCGGGTCGGCGCGTTCGACCTGGAGTTCTTCGCGGTCAACCACTCCATCCCGGACGCGCTGGCGGTGGCCATCCGCACCCCGGCCGGGGTGGTGCTGCACACCGGTGACATCAAGCTCGACCAGCTCCCGCTGGACGGCCGCCTGACCGACCTGGCCGGCTTCTCCCGGCTCGGCGACGAGGGTGTGGACCTGTTCTGCGTGGACTCGACCAACGCCGAGGTGCCCGGGTTCGTGACGCCGGAGCGGGACATCGGCCCGGTGCTCGACGACGTGATCCGCCGGGTCGGCCAGCGGGTGATCGTGGCCTGCTTCGCCAGCCACGTGCACCGCGTGCAGCAGGTGCTGGCCGCGGCGCAGCGGCACGGCCGCCGGGTCGCGTTCGTCGGCCGGTCGATGGTGCGCAACATGGGCATCGCGGCCGAGCTGGGCCTGCTGGACGTGCCCGAGGGCCTGCTCGTGGACATGGACCAGGCGAGCACGCTGCCGGAGAGCAAGGTGCTGTTCGTCTCCACCGGTTCCCAGGGCGAGCCGCTGTCCGCGCTGTCGCGGATGGCGCGTGGCGAGCACCGGCAGATCTCCATCCGGGCGGGCGACACCGTCGTGCTGGCCAGCTCGATGATCCCGGGCAACGAGACCGCGGTCTTCGGCGTGGTGAACGGGCTGACCCGGCTCGGCGCGAACGTGGTGCACCAGGGCAACGCGAAGGTGCACGTGTCCGGGCACGCGTCCGCGGGGGAGCTGCTCTACCTGTACAACGCGGTCCGGCCGAGCAACGTGATGCCGGTGCACGGCGAGTGGAAGCACTTGCGCGCCAACGGAGAGCTGGCGGTGCGGACCGGCGTGGCCCCGGAAAACGTGGTGATCGCCGAGGACGGCGTGGTCGTCGACCTGGTCGACGGCAAGGCTTCGCGCACCGGCCGGGTCGAGGTCGGGCACGTGTACGTGGACGGCCTGTCGGTGGGCGACGTCGGCGAGTCGACGCTGTCGGACCGGCTGGTGCTCGGCGAGGGCGGCTTCATCGCGATCACCATCGTGATCGATTCCAGCACCGGCCGCGCGATGAGCAGCCCGACCATCTCCGGCCGCGGGTTCTCCGACGACCCGAAGGCGCTCGACAGCGTCGTGCCGCTGGTGGAGATGGAGCTGGCGCGCACCGAATCGGAGGGCATCACCGACACGCACCGGATCGCGCAGGCGGTGCGCCGGGTGGTCGGGCGCTGGGTGGCCGACACCTATCGGCGCCGCCCGATGATCGTGCCCACGGTCATCCCGGTCTGAGGTCCTGTGCAGACCCGGTCCGACACGCTCGTGAGCAGGGGACGCGCGAATGTCTGACCGGGTCGCACCGGCCCTCCCGCAGCTGCCGCCCAGGAGCGAGCGGCCGGTCGCGATCGTGGGCGTCACCGTCATCCCGATGACGGGTCCGAAGAAGCTTGTCGACCACACCGTCGTGATCACCGACGGCCGGATCACTGCTCTTGGCCCACAGGAGCTCGTGGACACGCAAGGTGCCGAGGTGATCGACGCAACGGGACGCTCCCTCATGCCCGGGCTGATGGACTCCCACATGCACCTGAACGACGTCCACGACGCTGCGCTCTTCCTCGCGGCCGGCGTCACTCGCGTGCGGAACATGGGAGGCAGACCCGGACACCTCGCCTACGCCCGTCTCGTCGAGCAAGGTGGCTGGGCCGGTCCACGACTGCACAGCGCGAGCACGTTCATCGACGGGCTGACAGCGGCCGGAAAGCGACACACGCCGGGGGCAGTGGTCCTCACCGACCCCGCCGCAGAAGACGGCATCGAGAGCCTGTGCCCGATGCGCCGAACCCCTTGAACCCGCCCACGGTGCTCGCGGTCGAAGGAACCACCGTCATCGGTGGCATGGACTTGGTTACCGACTTGGGCGAGGCGCTGCCACGACAGCTCTCACTTCCACCGGAGCAATCCCCATGATCTCCCAGCCGTCGGACGAGGGTTCCCCGCCCGGGTGGGTCACCCGACGCCGCGCGGTCTGAGGTCGTCACGCCGCCCGGCCGCCAGCGCGAGGGCGAACACGATGCGGGCGGCCTGGCGGGCGAG
This Amycolatopsis sulphurea DNA region includes the following protein-coding sequences:
- a CDS encoding DUF4097 family beta strand repeat-containing protein, encoding MVRLQDFDADGPLELDLGVTIGRVEVVLDRDTGATVRLQHDTGDQPSWVNGVSSLLSWVGEQFGDQLGMVGQASAADAVRQARIEKTGNRLVVRAAKAWQLRNVPIAVTVHAPAGSHVEVRAGSADVTVTGITGRADILTGSGEVALAHADGAAIVRTGTGAVKLGPTLAGLQLRTGSGSVEAASVTGSATVATGTGDVWLGTVSGEVMARTGSGDLSVADGASGSLELITGSGEVRVGIREGVRAEVELASAAGRVSSELEVADTPPEGEVTLHVRARTGTGNAVVTRAAG
- a CDS encoding toxin-antitoxin system HicB family antitoxin — translated: MDLTPYLANLREDLANTASAGDEQTRRTAALLSSALEPSARLVLMNALADLAAEVTAALPGQVVDVRLDGRDVRVVVTGEAEPPPSGPTPPSPPPPASPLIDGGDISRITLRLVEQMKSQAEQAAAAQGISLNSFVAQAVQGALGQAQHYQQRHERGRQGSRTETKLHGWVQG
- the thyX gene encoding FAD-dependent thymidylate synthase, whose amino-acid sequence is MAETVSPRVQLIAKTEFFPPEDVPWSTDADGGQALAEFAGRACYQSWKKPNPKTATNAGYVEHIIDVGHLSVLEHGSVTFYLTGISRSLTHELIRHRHFSYSQLSQRYVPERNAAFVEPDVIANDPELHEKFLAAAQASVDAYTELLAGLEDKFADAPSATLRRKQARQAARAVLPNATETRIVVTGNYRAWRHFIAMRATEHADVEIRALAVECLRELQKAAANVFADFTISTLPDGTEVASSPKVLEG
- a CDS encoding ACT domain-containing protein — encoded protein: MKRLAIDVRPGEYAVVRLPSDAPVPAGLLEPGPFLASVTRTPAELSIVCHAGAAPEGAEIERGWRLLSVRGPIKFTLTGVISALSAELAAAGVALFSLSTHDTAHVLVPAADLDRAVRVFRGSGHEVGLPA
- a CDS encoding Nramp family divalent metal transporter, which gives rise to MAVAEATRPRRLDRLRAGSGLLGPAFVAAIAYVDPGNVAANVSAGAEYGYLLVWVIVAANLMAVLVQYLSAKLGLVTGQSLPEALRERLPGPARLAYWAQAEVVAVATDLAEVVGGAIALNLLFGLPLLAGGLITGLVSLVLLLVQDRRGQRPFERMVTGLLAVIAVGFLASLFVSPPSAGGIVHGLVPRFADSGSILIAAAMLGATVMPHAVYLHSGLVRDRHGVVPPEGQRRLLRATRYDVGFAMLLAGAVNLGMLLVAAANLQGREGVDTIAGAHSAVSSALGPGVALLFAIGLLASGLASTSVGAYAGSMIMEGLLRKRIPIVLRRLVTLIPAVVVLALGADPSMALVVSQVVLSFGIPFALVPLIRLTADRALMGEQVNRRLTTVVAGAVAAVIILLNVVLIWLTFTG
- a CDS encoding serine/threonine-protein kinase; this translates as MTDEQTRPSEPAAGARVVAGRYLLLSELGRGGMGVVWRAQDQVIGRPVAIKELRLSPEPGGDGAAISERVLREVRAGGRLNDPAVVTVFDVVNDGGATWIVMELVEAPTLADLVRQYGPMPAQQVAVIGEQVLSALQAAHAAGIVHRDVKPANIMVAHDGRVKLTDFGIAHAIDDPRLTTTGTLVGSPAFMAPERVEGREAMPESDLWSLGATLYFAVEGIIAFERPTTAATLHAVMTETPYPTRAQGPLAAVVSGLLVAQPEARLTAAQVRALLATAAGHDRRTPPPGTVAMPQPPARQTRRGRWVAAAVVLLVAGLVGGFFLGLPVWSPSVDAQRLDTVTFGPDGDVKLAISSSDHCFNATIQPGVVLSTDNSVSCDKNHTLEVYDAANALPVESYSSDDVPPAPYPGRDQLGQLAETRCGLTFHSAVVPAQQRADLQYRAIVPSQKEWELIPEKSSSSGPVRTFSCVLTRTGNGQIPAQITTKVK
- the dapA gene encoding 4-hydroxy-tetrahydrodipicolinate synthase encodes the protein MSTPPSAAPGRPFGRVLTAMATPFDRDGALDVKRAQELAEHLVDLGNDGLVVNGTTGESPTTTDAEKDTLLRAVVEAVGDRATVVAGAGTNDTAHSIVQARAAAAAGAHGLLVVTPYYSRPSQAGVYAHFTTVADATELPVMLYDIPPRSVVPIEVDTLLRLAEHPRIAAVKDAKGDLIAGSEVIANSQLAYYSGDDGLNLPWIAVGGAGVVSVIGHVVAGRIGAMIDAYESGDTSTARTNHRGMLPVLRAFSRVGGVAFAKAALQLRGFGIGDPRLPIVPATEEQLQLLAADLAQGGVPLEDSGASDWHGARVAQADSQAAYVAPTSHTSVGTLPR
- a CDS encoding ribonuclease J — encoded protein: MSELPPGPGPSHLPPALPEGALRVVALGGIGEVGRNMTVFEYDGRMLIVDCGVLFPEDDQPGVDLILPDFRAIEDRIDEVEGLVLTHGHEDHIGAVPFLLRLRPDLPIYGSRFTNALLAAKTREHRQRPKLIEVREGERRRVGAFDLEFFAVNHSIPDALAVAIRTPAGVVLHTGDIKLDQLPLDGRLTDLAGFSRLGDEGVDLFCVDSTNAEVPGFVTPERDIGPVLDDVIRRVGQRVIVACFASHVHRVQQVLAAAQRHGRRVAFVGRSMVRNMGIAAELGLLDVPEGLLVDMDQASTLPESKVLFVSTGSQGEPLSALSRMARGEHRQISIRAGDTVVLASSMIPGNETAVFGVVNGLTRLGANVVHQGNAKVHVSGHASAGELLYLYNAVRPSNVMPVHGEWKHLRANGELAVRTGVAPENVVIAEDGVVVDLVDGKASRTGRVEVGHVYVDGLSVGDVGESTLSDRLVLGEGGFIAITIVIDSSTGRAMSSPTISGRGFSDDPKALDSVVPLVEMELARTESEGITDTHRIAQAVRRVVGRWVADTYRRRPMIVPTVIPV
- a CDS encoding amidohydrolase family protein, with the translated sequence MSDRVAPALPQLPPRSERPVAIVGVTVIPMTGPKKLVDHTVVITDGRITALGPQELVDTQGAEVIDATGRSLMPGLMDSHMHLNDVHDAALFLAAGVTRVRNMGGRPGHLAYARLVEQGGWAGPRLHSASTFIDGLTAAGKRHTPGAVVLTDPAAEDGIESLCPMRRTP